The following are from one region of the Camelus ferus isolate YT-003-E chromosome 13, BCGSAC_Cfer_1.0, whole genome shotgun sequence genome:
- the LOC116668198 gene encoding uncharacterized protein LOC116668198, giving the protein MKSRGEGVRKREQRGFLAKGTISREAPNPREALCLVEELEADEYSWNTVASWGIQTGRGGRAGGESLAPRQYRPGAVTAAGFGPAPQAGHAPGSTPRYLRRLQRRRLRQARPRTKVAGGVQSFGVVSGRHGPAEDRARADPSWLSGLGRAPPRSPQAPPRLGDCSATPPLRPPRRPRPHRRRARKAWAERRGLGGEARLGRRASRGGGTDAIRLPGAAPREVGGGAAVVERQWERKRARATQVPHGALLFSPHASSSLLVACCLPTAALPDESFRSAVAEKPSPPRLGAE; this is encoded by the exons ATGAAAAGTAGAGGGGAAGGAGTGcggaaaagagaacagagagggTTCCTGGCCAAGGGAACCATAAGTAGAGAGGCTCCAAACCCAAGAGAAGCGCTTTGCCTGGTGGAGGAATTAGAAGCAGACGAGTATAGCTGGAACACA GTGGCCTCGTGGGGCATCCAAACGGGGCGTGGcgggagggctggaggagagagccTCGCCCCAAGACAATATCGGCCCGGGGCCGTCACAGCTGCAGGTTTTGGTCCAGCACCTCAGGCCGGCCACGCTCCAGGCTCCACTCCCCGTTACCTACGCCGCCTTCAGCGACGTCGTCTCAGGCAGGCGCGGCCCCGCACCAAGGTGGCGGGAGGGGTCCAGTCCTTCGGGGTTGTCTCCGGCCGGCACGGCCCCGCGGAGGACCGCGCGAGGGCGGACCCGTCCTGGCTCTCTGGACTCGGCCGCGCCCCGCCGCGCTCACCCCAGGCTCCGCCCAGGCTGGGCGACTGCTCCGCGACACCTCCCCTGCGTCCTCCGCGCCGGCCGCGCCCGCACCGACGTCGCGCCCGCAAGGCTTGGGCGGAGAGGCGAGGCTTGGGCGGAGAGGCGAGGCTTGGACGTCGGGCCAGCCGGGGCGGCGGAACTGACGCCATCAGGCTTCCGGGGGCGGCCCCCAGGGAGGTCGGCGGCGGCGCCGCAGTCGTGGAGAGGCAGTGGGAGCGTAAGCGGGCACGGGCGACGCAAGTTCCGCACGGAGCTCTCCTCTTCTCGCCTCACGCTTCTTCCTCTCTCCTAGTCGCGTGCTGCCTCCCCACGGCCGCTCTTCCTGACGAGAGCTTTCGGAGTGCGGTTGCTGAGAAGCCGTCGCCACCCCGCCTCGGGGCCGAGTGA